The following proteins come from a genomic window of Pirellula staleyi DSM 6068:
- the mog gene encoding molybdopterin adenylyltransferase: MSAAGESLARIGVVTVSDRASRGEYADLGGPAIAEYLKEVLSSPFEVIARVIPDERAGIAATLADLADRERCCLIVTTGGTGPAVRDVTPEATADVCSKMLPGFGEQMRAVSLTKVATAILSRQTAGIRGQSLIVNLPGQPRAIRECLDAVFPAIPYCIDLLEGPFLTTDESRLVAFRPKKK, from the coding sequence ATGTCCGCCGCTGGTGAATCGCTGGCCCGCATTGGTGTCGTGACCGTTTCGGATCGGGCCTCGCGCGGGGAGTATGCCGACCTCGGTGGTCCTGCGATTGCCGAGTATTTGAAAGAAGTTCTTTCGAGCCCATTCGAGGTGATCGCGCGTGTGATTCCCGACGAGCGTGCAGGGATCGCCGCAACGCTTGCGGATCTCGCCGATCGCGAGCGCTGCTGTTTGATTGTGACCACCGGCGGAACCGGTCCGGCGGTGCGCGATGTCACACCCGAAGCGACCGCCGATGTTTGCAGCAAGATGCTCCCTGGCTTTGGGGAACAGATGCGGGCCGTTTCGCTCACGAAGGTGGCCACCGCCATTCTGTCGCGTCAAACGGCTGGCATTCGAGGCCAGTCGCTGATCGTGAATCTTCCTGGACAGCCGCGCGCGATTCGCGAATGTCTCGATGCTGTTTTCCCCGCCATTCCGTACTGCATCGATCTGCTCGAAGGGCCGTTTTTAACGACCGACGAATCGCGGCTGGTCGCATTTCGCCCGAAGAAGAAGTAG
- a CDS encoding arylsulfatase: MVRSTGVWLAALLLIGSTALVRAEELPPNIVFILCDDLGYGDVGCFGQKKTRTPHIDTLARDGMRLIQHYSGAPVCAPSRCVLLTGLHSGHSQVRDNREAQPEGQYPLAEGTVTLPGLLEGYVCGAFGKWGLGGPESSGKPLAQGFDRFFGYNCQRQAHNYYPQHLWSNDEKVLLKNPPFAAHQKFPADADPQNPAAFERYRGPDYAADLISEQALKFIDEHHQKPFFLYYASPVPHLALQVPEDSLKEYAGEFSETPYLGERGYLPHPTPRAAYAAMITRMDREIGRILERLEKYGLQRRTIVVFSSDNGPLYDKLGGTDADFFQSALDLRGRKGSVYEGGIRVPTIVKFPGVVPAGTTSSTLGGFEDWMPTLLSLAGMSTKIPEQADGRDLSPSLRGDWQAPREFLYREFPGYGGQQFVRSGKWKAVRQNLVRPVPTGKKKLAEWKEPLAIELYDLEADPTESTNVAAEHPKVVAKLHAIMLREHQPSVEFKMPRLDDEQAAAHKAAGK; encoded by the coding sequence ATGGTTCGATCGACCGGCGTTTGGCTCGCTGCTCTGCTGCTCATTGGCTCGACGGCACTGGTGCGCGCGGAAGAGTTGCCCCCCAACATTGTGTTCATCCTGTGCGATGATTTGGGGTATGGCGACGTCGGTTGTTTTGGTCAGAAGAAGACACGCACTCCGCACATCGACACCCTGGCGCGCGATGGAATGCGGCTGATCCAGCACTACAGCGGAGCGCCGGTTTGTGCGCCGAGTCGCTGCGTGCTGCTGACGGGACTTCACAGCGGCCATTCGCAGGTGCGCGACAACCGCGAAGCGCAGCCCGAAGGTCAATATCCTCTCGCTGAAGGAACGGTCACGCTGCCTGGTTTGCTCGAGGGCTATGTCTGCGGCGCTTTTGGCAAATGGGGGCTCGGTGGTCCCGAGTCGTCGGGCAAGCCGCTGGCGCAAGGGTTCGATCGTTTCTTTGGCTACAACTGCCAGCGGCAGGCGCACAACTACTATCCTCAGCATCTCTGGTCGAATGACGAGAAGGTGCTGCTGAAGAACCCCCCATTCGCCGCGCATCAAAAGTTTCCGGCCGACGCCGATCCTCAAAATCCGGCAGCCTTCGAGCGCTATCGCGGTCCCGACTATGCGGCCGATCTCATCAGCGAGCAGGCGCTCAAGTTCATCGACGAGCATCATCAAAAACCGTTCTTCCTCTACTATGCCTCGCCCGTTCCTCACCTCGCATTGCAGGTTCCCGAAGATTCGCTGAAAGAGTATGCCGGTGAGTTCAGCGAGACCCCTTATCTCGGCGAGCGGGGCTACTTGCCTCATCCCACGCCGCGCGCCGCTTATGCCGCGATGATCACACGGATGGATCGCGAAATCGGGCGCATTCTCGAGCGTCTTGAAAAGTATGGTTTACAGCGTCGCACCATCGTGGTTTTCAGTTCCGATAACGGCCCTCTCTACGACAAGCTCGGGGGAACCGATGCCGACTTTTTTCAATCGGCGCTCGATCTGCGCGGACGGAAAGGATCGGTCTACGAAGGGGGAATTCGGGTTCCGACGATCGTGAAATTTCCGGGCGTCGTTCCAGCGGGAACAACCTCAAGCACGCTCGGTGGTTTTGAAGATTGGATGCCGACGCTGCTGTCGCTCGCCGGAATGTCGACCAAGATTCCCGAGCAGGCAGATGGCCGCGATCTCTCGCCATCGCTGCGCGGCGACTGGCAAGCCCCACGCGAGTTTTTGTATCGCGAGTTTCCGGGCTATGGAGGACAGCAGTTCGTTCGCTCGGGGAAGTGGAAAGCGGTCCGCCAAAATCTGGTGCGCCCTGTGCCGACCGGGAAGAAAAAACTGGCCGAGTGGAAAGAGCCGCTCGCGATCGAACTCTACGATCTGGAAGCGGACCCGACGGAGTCGACCAACGTGGCAGCCGAGCATCCTAAAGTGGTGGCCAAGCTGCACGCCATCATGCTCCGCGAACATCAGCCGAGCGTCGAATTCAAAATGCCGCGTCTCGACGACGAGCAAGCCGCTGCCCATAAAGCTGCAGGCAAATAG